The window CTTGGTGTGGTTTATCTTACCGTGAAGCGTAAAGACAAGAGCCTGTACATGCTCTGGATCGCCTTTTTCTCGCAATACGTGCCTTGGATGCTCGTTCCGCGTGAGACGTTCCTGTACCATTATTTCGCTATGGTGCCGTTCATGATTCTTGCGATTGTATATGTAATGAAGCTGCTGGACAGCAAATATCCCGAAGCCAAGTATATCCGATATGCTTATGTAGCCCTTGCGGCACTGCTCTTTATCCTATTCTATCCGGTGCTGTCGGGTATGCAGGTGAGCGGCGATTATGTCAACACTGTGCTGCGCTGGTTCCCTTCCTGGGTGTTCTAGGAGCCAGCCGGTTTTATAATTACCATACTTTTAGGAGGAACAAGGGTGAAAGCCAGATACAGTGTAATTGTCCCGATGTACAATGAGGAGGAGGTCATTCAGCATACGTATGAACGTCTCCGAAAAGTAATGGACGAATGCGGCGATTCCTATGAGCTGGTCTTCGTCAACGATGGCAGCCGGGACCGTACAGCTGAGATTATGCGCGGTATCAGCAGCCGGGACGAACATGTCAAGCTGATTGACTTCTCGCGCAATTTCGGCCATCAGGTCGCTATTACGGCCGGGATGGATTATGCCGAGGGGCAAGCGGTGGTTGTCATTGATGCGGATCTTCAGGACCCGCCTGAGGTCATTTTGCAGATGATCGCCAAGTGGAAAGAGGGCTATGAGGTAGTCTACGCCAAGCGGCTTAAGCGCCATGGGGAGACACTGTTCAAAAAAGTGACCGCCAAGCTCTTCTACCGTTTGCTCAGCAGCATGACGAGCGTTGAGATTCCTACGGATACCGGCGACTTCCGGCTGATTGACCGCAAAGTATGCGATGTGCTGCGTGGACTGAAGGAGAAGAATCGTTATGTCAGAGGTCTGGTGAGCTGGGTGGGCTTCCGGCAGACGATGGTTGAATATGTACGGGAGGAGCGGTTCGCCGGAGAGACTAAGTACCCGCTGAAGAAAATGATCCGGTTTGCGCTCGACGGCATCACCTCCTTTTCACATAAGCCGCTCAAAATAGCCTCATATATAGGCTTTTTCCTGTCCTTCTCCAGCTTCCTGTACCTGTTCTTTGTATTGTTTCAAAAGTTATTTACTTCCTGGACGGTTCCCGGCTGGGCTTCCATAGTGGGTGTCAATTTACTATTTAACGGTATCGTGCTGATGCTGCTTGGGGTAATCGGAGAATATATCGGACGTATTTATGATGAATCCAAGGATAGACCGCTCTATATCGTGCGCGAAACCAAAGGCTACCGTGACGGAGAGCATGATGAAATGCGAGAGGACAATGACGATGGCAGATAAGAGGCTGAACGCGGGGGTTATCCAGTTTTTAAAATTCAATGCCGTAGGGCTGCTGAATACGCTGATTGATTTTGCAGTATTTACCCTGCTTCATTCACTGGGGATGATCAATACCCCGGCACAGATCATTTCTTATAGTGCAGGAACAGCAAACAGCTTCTTTTGGAACAAAAAAGTGACTTTTCGTGACCGTGACGCCGTTAAGGCTGGATCTGACCGGCTGCAGCTGGTGAAATTTATCGTACTCAATCTGGTGGTGCTTGGAATATCAGTGCTGCTGATGCATCTTCTGACAGACAGCTTCGGGCTTCAGGTATTGATTGCCAAGGTGCTCGTTACGTTTGTCACTGTGATTATCAATTTCTTCGGAAGCCGCATGTGGGTATTTTAAGACAAATATTAGAACAGGGCTTGCCCGGTTCCAGACTAACGGGGTGATGTATATGCGGAAGTTTTCCTATTTGATTATACTGGCCGGAATCCTTGTCATGCTGTATCCGAAAGCGAACGAGTGGTATAACGACAGACAACAGGATAAATTGCTGAAAGAGGCCGAACAGGCTTATAGTGAGATAGCCCCGACCTCTCAGCCGGATCTGGAAAAACCGTACGCAGAGGTGACTCAACTGCTCACAGAGGAATCAGCAGATGAAGAACAGGTGCAGCCATCAGCACAGCCCTCCCCGGAGATTAAGGTGGGCGGTAAGATCATCGGAATTATCCAGATTGACCGGATTGACTTGAAGCTGCCTGTTTTAGAGGGGGCGACCAAGTCTAATATGAAGCATGCTGCTGCCCATATGAAGGAGACGGCTCCGCTCGGCGAAGTCGGAAATGCAGCTATTGCCGCTCACCGGTCAAGAACTACGGGAAGACTGTTCAACCGGTTGAATGAAGTGAAGATTGGAGACACAATCTCGATCAAAACGAGTACAAAAGAGTACCAATACGAGGTTTATGATATTTCCGTAGTAGAGCCGACGGATGTATCGGTGCTGAATGGAGATAACATTAATAAAATCCTTACTCTGATTACTTGTGATCCGCTGGTAAATCCGACACACCGCTTGATAATCCACGCAAAATTGTCCTGATTTGAGGCTAAGGAGCTGTGACCCGAATTATGAAGAATTTTAGTGGAAAATGGTAGGAATCTAGCAATTTGGGGCTTGTATATAGATGACAATATGATACTATATAACTATAAAAGCTATACACGATAACGGCAAACCTATCGAAAGGTAGGGACGCAAAGCTAGAGGGCCTTCCCGAAAGGATGGCAGCCAGCTACCGAATGAGGGGCTTTTTTTGTTTGCTTTTTTGAGAGAAATCTAGCATTTATTGGTAGATGAGAGAACAGATAAAGCTGCAACGATAACGGCAAACCTATCGAAAGGTAGGGACGCAAAGCTAAAGGGCCTTCCCGAAAGGATGGCAGCCAGCTACCGAAAGGGGTTTTATCCAATGAAAAAGTTCTATTTTATGTTATTAACGTTGTTTGTCGTAGTCACTTCCGTTCAGACAAGCCCAGCTTCAGCTGCAACTGCAACTACGGGCTGGTTAAATACAGCGAAACTGGATCAGGGCGTTGTCGAAGTTTCCTATGATGTCCCCGCAGACAAGCGTATCAAAGTCATGATCACTAAGGATGGCAACAGCTACACCTACAACTTATATGCTTTTCAATCCACAGAATCCTTTCCACTGCAACAGGGGAATGGCACATATAAAGTATCTATTCTTGAGAATACAAGCGGCAACAAATATAAAGTAATTTCTTCCGAAAATGTAGAACTTAACTTGAGCAATGCCAACGCCGTATACCTGAGTTCCGTACAGAACGTCAAATGGAGCTCCTCCGATAAATCCATCCAGAAAGCTAAACAGCTTACGCAAGGCCTGACAACAGATGAAGCTAAAGTAACAGCCATCTATAACTACATTGTTGCAAATGTGAAGTACGACTACAAACTGGCTGCAACTGTAACGCAGGATTATATCCCCAAGAACGACAACACATTGCTCACCAAAAAAGGGATCTGCTACGATTATGCTTCGCTATTTGCAACCATGCTGCGCAGTGAAGGAATCCCGACTAAATTGGTAATGGGCAATACCAGTTATGTTTCAACGTACCATGCTTGGAATGAAGTATTGCTTAACGGTAAATGGGTAACAATCGATACAACAGTTGATGCC of the Paenibacillus pedocola genome contains:
- a CDS encoding class D sortase, translating into MRKFSYLIILAGILVMLYPKANEWYNDRQQDKLLKEAEQAYSEIAPTSQPDLEKPYAEVTQLLTEESADEEQVQPSAQPSPEIKVGGKIIGIIQIDRIDLKLPVLEGATKSNMKHAAAHMKETAPLGEVGNAAIAAHRSRTTGRLFNRLNEVKIGDTISIKTSTKEYQYEVYDISVVEPTDVSVLNGDNINKILTLITCDPLVNPTHRLIIHAKLS
- a CDS encoding transglutaminase-like domain-containing protein, whose translation is MKKFYFMLLTLFVVVTSVQTSPASAATATTGWLNTAKLDQGVVEVSYDVPADKRIKVMITKDGNSYTYNLYAFQSTESFPLQQGNGTYKVSILENTSGNKYKVISSENVELNLSNANAVYLSSVQNVKWSSSDKSIQKAKQLTQGLTTDEAKVTAIYNYIVANVKYDYKLAATVTQDYIPKNDNTLLTKKGICYDYASLFATMLRSEGIPTKLVMGNTSYVSTYHAWNEVLLNGKWVTIDTTVDAGLTKNSKETALIKIASKYSAAKFY
- a CDS encoding glycosyltransferase family 2 protein, which encodes MKARYSVIVPMYNEEEVIQHTYERLRKVMDECGDSYELVFVNDGSRDRTAEIMRGISSRDEHVKLIDFSRNFGHQVAITAGMDYAEGQAVVVIDADLQDPPEVILQMIAKWKEGYEVVYAKRLKRHGETLFKKVTAKLFYRLLSSMTSVEIPTDTGDFRLIDRKVCDVLRGLKEKNRYVRGLVSWVGFRQTMVEYVREERFAGETKYPLKKMIRFALDGITSFSHKPLKIASYIGFFLSFSSFLYLFFVLFQKLFTSWTVPGWASIVGVNLLFNGIVLMLLGVIGEYIGRIYDESKDRPLYIVRETKGYRDGEHDEMREDNDDGR
- a CDS encoding GtrA family protein, encoding MADKRLNAGVIQFLKFNAVGLLNTLIDFAVFTLLHSLGMINTPAQIISYSAGTANSFFWNKKVTFRDRDAVKAGSDRLQLVKFIVLNLVVLGISVLLMHLLTDSFGLQVLIAKVLVTFVTVIINFFGSRMWVF